In the genome of Massilia sp. PAMC28688, one region contains:
- a CDS encoding PilW family protein → MMRALRPAHARGFSIVELMVSIVIGMLALVFATRMLLVSESNKDMSLGASDSMQNGLQALQAMKKDLEQAGFGLNDPLINGCDTVFSDADGFTLATATRGGVDTTPLTAVVINTNAGGSDVISVYAGTSLSGTGSVGIALDSDGGSFTADRLPYGFARGDVVVAVPESDDDDRQCLLAQITEDPGATVDIVTGGDSRYNGAGAVEFTGGSSRLLNLGPAAGLAFHQWSVAGGFLNLRATNLPGSTEQPQGAVVIDNIVAIKAQYGFDTRPANAFVQASGMQATGMRVARWSNTMIDADGDGTVGSHDDWARVAAVRLAIVARGRNVQQVKGSASCDATTVAPELFGTEEPQGVDPVAVTPVLAVADDPVDWKCYRYRKFETIVPIRNSGWRPTPYRPQ, encoded by the coding sequence ATGATGCGCGCTTTGCGGCCTGCGCACGCGCGCGGCTTTTCGATTGTCGAACTGATGGTGAGCATCGTCATCGGCATGCTGGCCCTGGTCTTTGCCACCCGCATGCTGCTGGTGTCGGAGTCGAACAAGGACATGTCGCTGGGGGCCTCCGACTCCATGCAAAATGGCTTGCAAGCCTTGCAGGCCATGAAAAAAGACCTGGAGCAAGCCGGGTTTGGCCTGAACGATCCCCTGATCAACGGTTGCGACACGGTGTTTAGCGATGCCGATGGCTTCACGCTGGCCACCGCCACGCGCGGCGGCGTCGATACCACGCCCCTGACCGCAGTCGTGATCAATACCAACGCCGGCGGCTCGGATGTGATCAGCGTGTATGCCGGCACGTCGCTGAGCGGCACTGGCAGCGTGGGGATTGCCCTGGACAGCGACGGCGGCAGCTTTACCGCCGACCGTCTTCCATACGGCTTTGCCCGGGGCGATGTTGTCGTTGCGGTGCCCGAGTCGGACGATGACGACCGCCAGTGCCTGCTGGCCCAGATCACCGAGGACCCGGGCGCGACGGTCGACATTGTCACCGGCGGCGATTCACGCTACAACGGCGCTGGCGCCGTTGAATTTACTGGCGGCTCCTCGCGCCTGCTCAATCTGGGCCCGGCGGCAGGGTTGGCGTTTCACCAGTGGTCCGTCGCCGGCGGCTTTTTGAACCTGCGGGCGACCAATTTGCCAGGATCGACCGAGCAGCCCCAGGGCGCGGTCGTGATCGACAATATCGTGGCCATCAAAGCGCAGTACGGCTTTGACACCCGCCCCGCCAACGCCTTCGTGCAGGCCAGCGGGATGCAGGCCACCGGCATGCGGGTGGCGCGGTGGAGCAATACCATGATTGACGCCGACGGCGACGGTACCGTGGGCAGCCATGACGACTGGGCGCGGGTGGCGGCGGTGCGGCTGGCCATTGTCGCGCGCGGACGTAACGTGCAGCAGGTCAAAGGCAGCGCCAGTTGCGATGCCACCACGGTAGCGCCGGAGCTGTTCGGCACCGAAGAGCCGCAGGGAGTGGACCCGGTGGCCGTCACGCCCGTGCTGGCGGTGGCCGATGACCCGGTGGACTGGAAATGCTACCGCTACCGCAAGTTTGAAACGATTGTTCCGATTCGCAACTCAGGGTGGCGCCCGACCCCCTACAGGCCACAATGA
- a CDS encoding pilus assembly protein: MKPLLPLLAGLLLAQGAQAGPTEIAQSPLLNITGGGLVRPNLMILYDNSGSMARNFTPDYVGTGVCRSSSTLAGGTRTCKAGDPPFSSADFNKQYYNPNTWYKPPVKADGTFYASMTSSATSGWTVVPTDGFGINKVDLRDDTFTNSNLATSFPDFKWCNGSSTTDCMVNTVTYSYPNATYRTAREIVGNPYYYTINAAESCTDATLKTCIPLKIGATPPSSHPFLAKVRFCTDRNLTDCQAKNLDTHPWPRFSNASSGAVSHGLLEINSLSGTGSRSISSVSVSGVTITDTGVTSSNGLNTVDKVRAFTSALARSIINKNGLTAPYTACVRTPTLSSVPACAGFGIVVPDGTIAVVPVTCAPNSTSKEIGEVCNFVLDDSRAGNQITVSTGNVSYNTVAIAAGNVVFNRVDLTPSRTQYPRGTKRGDCAAGTHCTYAEEMTNFANWYTYYRTRNQMMKTAVGMAFDPIGGNYNVGLVSLSTAAANGTMNTPKKFIESARSAWYTQLYAMNGNSFTPTRAALHAIGTMYANQGNYVKPAGSEVVQFACQQNFTFVTSDGYWNGAGATSEVTNNDSTEDPARFCTQASGCVQPAAEGVSLADIALHWYNGGSSTSTESLRPDLEGPVGRVPSLPGGNKRLHMSTYTLGLGVDGLMTYEPEYKDRPSPTGDFIKVLNRVPTGCPWNDNKEWVWPDPKVSVTSGDPQSRVDDLWHAAVNGRGRYFSAAEPDEVVEGVTRALLNIESSIGAAAAAATSTPNISLQDNDIFSDTFTTVKWFGELTNRRLDPLTGEIIPQVRWNSSNTVGQKVASASDTRVIKMLDTSAGAAANKLKDFKFSAMTNAEKAWFTGKCSTMLQCDDMSPAQRTLVDGGSALVDWLRGQQQYADDIVFRQYSTVPVAPGEPPGLPIVLGDIASSKPAFMRRPRLNYDDDDYKLFKQAHAGRQATVFVGANDGMLHAFDAATGNELWAYAPRITMKKLYKQASTTYGGNHQYSVDGSPAIWDVKIGLAWRTVLVSGLNGGGRGYFALDVTDPANPKALWELCADPAVCSGINLEPELGLTFGNPQFGLRNGKWVVYLTSGYNNIPGTDGVPGGTGNGFLFIVDVATGEVLSKTPTMHNNVAAGNVTTPSGFAKISAVNSNPNADPIITEIYGGDNLGNMWRFNVNGPSVTVRRMGSSGVDQPITTRPEVTACVVPTSQNGVERIVTFGTGRLLDVPDLASEKVQAIYTIKDSASNLNLTGATMVQRKLKAIVAGGTNYMVEEADVDLASKSGWYMKLDKNLRERVNLDPRVIADSLTAVTNIPGTSSSCTVGGSSNIYRLNVCTGGALNQSTTTLIKDANGVEQSVAGEVLSDNAAAVGFIVVQLPNGALKIVTTTADGGTRTDTGPVTQSHGSRKSGWRRVDD; the protein is encoded by the coding sequence ATGAAACCATTACTCCCGCTCCTGGCAGGCTTGCTGCTGGCACAGGGGGCCCAGGCCGGCCCCACCGAAATCGCGCAAAGTCCACTGCTCAATATCACCGGCGGGGGGCTGGTGCGCCCGAATTTGATGATCCTGTATGATAACTCAGGCTCGATGGCGCGCAATTTCACGCCGGATTACGTGGGCACGGGGGTATGCCGCTCAAGCAGCACGCTGGCCGGCGGCACGCGCACCTGCAAGGCTGGCGATCCCCCCTTCAGCTCGGCCGACTTCAACAAGCAATATTACAACCCCAACACCTGGTACAAGCCCCCGGTCAAGGCTGACGGTACTTTTTACGCGTCGATGACGTCGTCTGCTACGAGCGGCTGGACCGTGGTGCCCACCGATGGTTTCGGCATTAACAAAGTTGACCTGCGCGACGATACGTTCACCAACTCCAATCTGGCCACCAGCTTTCCCGACTTTAAGTGGTGCAATGGCTCCAGCACGACCGACTGCATGGTCAATACGGTGACTTACTCCTACCCCAACGCCACCTATAGAACAGCGCGCGAGATTGTCGGTAACCCGTATTATTACACCATCAACGCAGCAGAGTCCTGTACCGATGCCACGCTGAAAACCTGTATTCCCCTCAAAATCGGTGCCACGCCACCATCGAGCCATCCGTTTCTGGCCAAGGTACGTTTTTGTACGGACCGCAACCTCACCGACTGCCAGGCAAAGAATCTGGACACTCACCCCTGGCCGCGCTTTTCCAATGCGTCCAGCGGCGCGGTCTCCCATGGTTTGCTGGAAATAAATTCGCTCAGTGGCACTGGTTCACGCTCGATCAGCAGCGTCAGCGTGAGCGGCGTCACCATTACCGATACGGGCGTTACCTCCTCCAACGGCTTGAACACCGTCGATAAGGTCAGGGCCTTCACCTCCGCACTGGCCCGTTCGATCATCAACAAGAATGGCCTGACCGCGCCCTATACCGCCTGCGTGCGCACGCCGACACTGTCGAGCGTGCCCGCCTGTGCCGGCTTTGGTATCGTGGTGCCGGATGGCACGATCGCAGTGGTGCCAGTCACCTGCGCACCCAACAGCACAAGCAAGGAAATCGGTGAGGTCTGCAACTTCGTGCTCGACGATTCCCGGGCAGGCAATCAAATAACCGTCTCTACCGGCAATGTGAGCTATAACACGGTGGCCATTGCGGCGGGCAATGTGGTATTTAACCGGGTGGACCTGACTCCCAGCCGCACCCAGTACCCGCGCGGCACCAAACGTGGCGATTGCGCCGCAGGTACCCATTGCACCTATGCCGAGGAGATGACCAATTTCGCCAACTGGTATACCTACTATCGTACCCGCAACCAGATGATGAAGACGGCAGTAGGCATGGCCTTTGACCCGATCGGGGGCAATTACAACGTGGGACTGGTGTCGCTCTCGACCGCCGCTGCGAACGGGACCATGAACACGCCCAAGAAATTCATCGAGTCTGCCCGCAGCGCCTGGTACACCCAGCTGTACGCCATGAATGGCAATAGCTTCACCCCCACGCGGGCGGCGCTGCATGCCATCGGAACCATGTATGCCAACCAGGGTAATTACGTCAAGCCGGCCGGATCCGAAGTGGTGCAGTTCGCTTGCCAGCAAAACTTTACCTTTGTTACCTCGGACGGCTACTGGAACGGTGCCGGCGCGACCTCCGAAGTGACCAACAATGACAGCACCGAGGATCCTGCGCGCTTTTGCACGCAGGCATCGGGCTGCGTGCAGCCAGCTGCCGAGGGCGTCAGCCTGGCCGACATTGCCCTGCACTGGTACAACGGCGGCTCGAGCACATCCACGGAGTCGCTCCGTCCGGATCTGGAAGGGCCGGTCGGCCGCGTGCCTTCTCTTCCGGGCGGCAACAAGCGCTTGCATATGTCCACCTATACGCTGGGACTTGGCGTCGATGGCCTGATGACCTATGAACCGGAGTACAAGGACCGGCCGTCACCGACGGGCGATTTCATCAAGGTACTCAACCGGGTGCCAACTGGATGTCCGTGGAACGACAACAAGGAATGGGTATGGCCTGATCCCAAGGTCTCCGTCACCTCCGGCGATCCCCAGTCGCGCGTGGACGATTTGTGGCATGCCGCCGTCAATGGCCGGGGACGCTATTTCAGCGCCGCGGAACCGGACGAAGTGGTGGAGGGCGTCACCCGTGCTCTGCTGAACATTGAATCGTCCATCGGCGCCGCCGCCGCCGCGGCCACTTCCACGCCGAACATTTCTTTGCAAGACAATGACATTTTCTCCGACACCTTCACCACCGTGAAGTGGTTCGGCGAATTGACCAATCGCCGGCTCGATCCGCTGACCGGCGAGATCATTCCGCAAGTACGCTGGAACAGCTCCAATACGGTCGGGCAAAAAGTGGCAAGCGCCTCCGATACGCGGGTCATCAAGATGCTTGATACCAGCGCGGGCGCGGCTGCCAACAAGCTCAAGGACTTCAAGTTCAGCGCCATGACGAACGCGGAAAAAGCGTGGTTTACCGGCAAATGCAGCACTATGCTCCAGTGCGATGACATGTCGCCGGCACAGCGTACGCTGGTCGATGGGGGCAGCGCCCTGGTTGACTGGCTGCGCGGCCAACAGCAGTATGCGGACGACATCGTGTTCCGTCAGTACAGCACGGTACCGGTGGCGCCCGGCGAGCCGCCAGGCTTGCCCATTGTCCTGGGCGACATCGCATCATCCAAGCCAGCCTTCATGCGTCGGCCACGGCTCAATTACGACGACGACGACTACAAGTTATTCAAGCAGGCCCACGCTGGTCGCCAGGCCACCGTCTTTGTTGGCGCCAACGATGGCATGCTGCACGCCTTCGACGCGGCGACCGGCAACGAACTATGGGCTTACGCGCCGCGCATCACCATGAAAAAGCTGTACAAACAGGCCAGCACCACCTACGGCGGCAACCACCAGTATTCGGTGGACGGTTCGCCTGCCATCTGGGATGTCAAGATTGGTTTGGCCTGGAGAACTGTGCTGGTGTCGGGCTTGAACGGCGGCGGGCGCGGCTATTTCGCGCTGGATGTGACCGACCCTGCCAACCCCAAGGCGCTGTGGGAATTGTGCGCCGACCCGGCAGTCTGCAGCGGCATCAACCTGGAGCCGGAACTGGGGCTGACGTTTGGCAATCCTCAGTTTGGCCTGCGCAATGGCAAATGGGTGGTCTACCTCACCTCCGGCTACAACAATATTCCCGGTACCGACGGCGTGCCAGGGGGTACCGGCAATGGTTTCCTCTTTATCGTCGACGTCGCCACTGGTGAAGTACTCAGCAAGACGCCCACCATGCACAATAATGTGGCAGCAGGCAACGTGACCACACCATCGGGTTTCGCTAAGATTTCTGCAGTCAATTCCAATCCTAACGCCGATCCCATCATTACCGAAATCTATGGCGGGGACAACCTGGGCAATATGTGGCGCTTCAACGTGAACGGGCCGTCCGTGACAGTGCGGCGCATGGGCTCGTCCGGGGTCGATCAACCGATCACCACGCGCCCGGAAGTGACTGCCTGCGTGGTACCGACCAGCCAGAACGGCGTTGAACGCATTGTTACCTTCGGCACCGGGCGCCTGCTTGACGTGCCCGATCTGGCGAGCGAAAAGGTGCAAGCCATCTATACGATCAAGGACAGCGCCAGCAATCTTAATCTGACCGGAGCGACCATGGTGCAGCGCAAGCTCAAGGCCATCGTTGCTGGCGGTACCAATTACATGGTGGAGGAGGCAGATGTGGACCTGGCATCCAAGAGCGGCTGGTATATGAAGCTGGACAAGAACCTGCGCGAACGCGTCAATCTGGATCCGCGCGTCATCGCAGACAGCCTGACGGCAGTGACGAATATCCCAGGCACATCGAGCAGCTGCACTGTGGGCGGCAGTTCCAACATCTATCGTCTGAACGTGTGCACCGGCGGCGCGCTCAATCAGTCAACGACGACCTTGATCAAGGATGCCAATGGCGTGGAACAGTCAGTGGCCGGTGAAGTCTTGTCGGACAATGCGGCCGCGGTGGGCTTTATCGTAGTCCAGCTGCCCAATGGTGCGCTCAAGATCGTCACCACCACCGCCGACGGTGGCACCAGGACCGATACCGGCCCGGTCACCCAGTCCCACGGCAGCCGCAAGTCGGGCTGGCGCCGCGTCGACGACTGA
- a CDS encoding peptide chain release factor 3: MANDIDPTISEFDSAAPAAVDSAQDAAGAASRLPAQIAREVERRRTFGIISHPDAGKTTLTEKLLLFSGAIQMAGTVKARKSGRHATSDWMEIEKQRGISVASSVMQFEHRDHVINLLDTPGHQDFSEDTYRVLTAVDSALMVIDAAKGVEAQTIKLLAVCRMRNTPIVTFMNKMDRETRDPLELLDELESVLKIQCAPVTWPIGMGKNFRGVYHLLRDEIMLFKAGEEKADGAFEIVKGIDNPKLAAMFPLEIEQLKMEVELVHGASHPFDLEQFLAGVQTPVFFGSAINNFGVREILSALIDWAPAPRPRDASLRVVAPSEQPFSGFVFKIQANMDPAHRDRIAFLRVCSGRFERGMKVKHLRLGREIKVSSVVTFMASSREQVEEAYAGDIIGLPNHGNMQIGDSFSEGEMLQFTGIPYFAPDFFRSVRIRNPLKIKQLHKGLQQLGEEGAVQVFKPLLGSDLVLGAVGVLQFEVVASRLLNEYGVDAVFEGTSISSARWVSGEDKRVLADFEAALGHNVAHDAAGNLAYLATSNVNLRLTEERWPKLTFHATREHSARLG, encoded by the coding sequence ATGGCCAACGACATCGACCCAACAATTTCCGAATTTGACAGCGCGGCCCCGGCTGCTGTGGACAGTGCCCAGGACGCCGCCGGCGCGGCCTCGCGCCTGCCGGCCCAGATTGCCCGGGAAGTGGAACGCCGGCGCACCTTCGGCATCATTTCCCACCCCGACGCCGGCAAGACCACGCTGACCGAAAAGCTGCTGCTGTTTTCGGGCGCGATCCAGATGGCCGGCACGGTCAAGGCCAGGAAGAGCGGGCGCCATGCCACGTCGGACTGGATGGAGATTGAAAAGCAGCGGGGCATTTCGGTGGCCAGCTCGGTGATGCAGTTCGAGCACCGCGACCACGTGATCAACCTGCTCGATACGCCCGGCCACCAGGACTTTTCGGAAGATACCTACCGCGTGTTGACGGCGGTCGACTCGGCCCTGATGGTGATTGATGCGGCCAAGGGCGTGGAAGCGCAGACCATCAAGCTGCTGGCCGTGTGCCGCATGCGCAATACGCCCATCGTCACCTTCATGAACAAGATGGACCGCGAAACGCGCGATCCCCTCGAACTGCTTGACGAACTGGAATCGGTGCTCAAGATCCAGTGCGCGCCCGTGACCTGGCCAATCGGCATGGGCAAGAACTTTCGCGGCGTGTACCACCTGCTGCGCGACGAGATCATGCTGTTCAAGGCGGGCGAGGAAAAGGCCGATGGCGCCTTCGAGATCGTCAAGGGCATCGACAACCCGAAACTGGCGGCCATGTTCCCGCTCGAGATCGAGCAGCTGAAAATGGAAGTGGAGCTGGTGCACGGCGCCTCGCATCCGTTCGACCTCGAGCAGTTCCTGGCCGGCGTGCAGACGCCCGTGTTCTTTGGCTCGGCGATCAACAACTTCGGCGTGCGCGAGATTCTCTCGGCCCTGATCGACTGGGCGCCGGCGCCGCGCCCGCGTGACGCCAGCCTGCGCGTGGTGGCGCCGAGCGAGCAGCCGTTTTCCGGCTTCGTCTTCAAGATCCAGGCCAATATGGACCCGGCCCACCGCGACCGCATCGCCTTTCTGCGGGTGTGCTCGGGGCGCTTCGAGCGCGGCATGAAGGTCAAGCACCTGCGCCTGGGGCGCGAGATCAAGGTGTCGTCGGTGGTGACCTTCATGGCGTCCTCGCGCGAGCAGGTCGAAGAAGCCTACGCCGGCGACATCATCGGCTTGCCCAACCACGGCAACATGCAGATCGGCGACAGCTTTTCCGAAGGCGAGATGCTGCAGTTCACGGGCATTCCTTATTTCGCGCCGGACTTCTTCCGGTCGGTGCGCATCCGTAATCCTCTCAAGATCAAGCAGCTGCACAAGGGCTTGCAGCAACTGGGCGAGGAGGGGGCGGTGCAGGTGTTCAAGCCTCTGCTCGGTTCCGACCTGGTGCTGGGCGCCGTGGGCGTCTTGCAATTCGAAGTCGTGGCCAGCCGCTTGCTCAACGAATACGGGGTCGATGCGGTATTTGAAGGTACCAGTATCAGCAGCGCGCGCTGGGTCAGCGGTGAGGACAAACGCGTCCTGGCCGATTTCGAAGCAGCCTTGGGTCACAATGTGGCCCACGATGCGGCCGGCAATCTTGCCTATCTTGCTACCTCAAATGTCAATTTGCGCCTCACGGAAGAGCGCTGGCCCAAGCTGACCTTCCATGCCACGCGCGAACACTCGGCACGCCTGGGCTAA
- a CDS encoding Tfp pilus assembly protein FimT/FimU, protein MHAITTRRPSGGFTLLELLIGLAILAFLMMLAAPSFSNWQLRTRSAAASQYYLEAFRSARLEAVKRNSTSRLVLTENAATGQFDWRVDICFRNSERNCDRDSDDWSSVDAAAPGDPGAVGYRSVSHSAGQLLKASVMQPTLVPDGATSVYFTSTGWVNTALAPNLNRIELASTDDPPAFRRTAVALTLAGGASICLPDDSIDVTDSRRCP, encoded by the coding sequence GTGCACGCAATAACGACAAGGCGCCCCAGCGGCGGCTTCACGCTGCTGGAATTGCTTATTGGACTGGCGATCCTGGCCTTTCTCATGATGCTGGCCGCGCCCAGCTTCAGCAACTGGCAACTGAGGACGCGCTCTGCCGCGGCATCCCAGTATTACCTGGAAGCGTTCCGGAGCGCCCGGCTGGAAGCGGTCAAGCGCAACAGTACTTCACGGCTGGTTTTGACGGAAAACGCTGCCACCGGCCAGTTTGACTGGCGGGTCGATATTTGCTTTCGCAACAGCGAGCGCAACTGCGACCGCGACAGCGATGACTGGTCAAGCGTGGACGCGGCAGCGCCGGGGGATCCGGGCGCGGTCGGCTACAGGTCGGTGTCCCATAGCGCCGGCCAGTTGCTCAAGGCCAGCGTCATGCAGCCGACCCTGGTGCCGGACGGCGCCACCAGCGTGTATTTCACCTCTACCGGCTGGGTCAACACAGCGCTGGCGCCGAATCTGAATCGGATCGAGCTGGCCTCCACCGACGACCCCCCCGCTTTTCGCAGGACTGCCGTGGCACTGACGCTGGCCGGTGGCGCCAGCATCTGCCTGCCCGATGACTCCATTGACGTGACTGATTCCAGGAGATGCCCATGA
- a CDS encoding type IV pilin protein, protein MVRKQRGFTLMEVMIAVAIIGILSAIALPSYNQHVTRTRLNGGFSALASMELVAEQFWPNDRTYVGLDERLPADTDDFTYEASDLTASTYTVTATGRAKADGFVYSIDQNGVRKTVSVPEGGEWEAKDTCWVDRKGGLCTQ, encoded by the coding sequence ATGGTTCGGAAGCAACGCGGATTTACTTTGATGGAAGTGATGATTGCCGTGGCGATCATCGGCATTCTCAGCGCCATTGCACTGCCATCGTATAACCAGCACGTCACCCGCACCCGCCTTAACGGGGGCTTCTCGGCACTGGCGAGTATGGAACTGGTGGCCGAACAGTTCTGGCCCAACGACCGCACCTATGTTGGCCTGGACGAGCGCCTGCCGGCCGACACGGACGACTTCACCTATGAAGCGAGCGACCTGACGGCCTCCACCTATACCGTCACGGCGACCGGGCGGGCCAAGGCAGACGGCTTTGTGTACTCCATTGATCAGAATGGGGTACGCAAGACGGTCAGCGTACCGGAAGGCGGGGAGTGGGAAGCCAAGGACACTTGCTGGGTGGATCGCAAAGGTGGCCTGTGCACGCAATAA
- a CDS encoding GspH/FimT family pseudopilin: MVSLAQRRARGFTLVEMLWTMLVLSILAGIAAPSVQDMTQRQRLRASAGELVNALMRARSTAIKMERNVTLAPATAGTSWEGGWQMLHPDPDQPALHEQGALKNVTITGPANIIYQFSGRAPGSAGAQWQVSVAGSEEVRCVELELNGLPSHKPSACS; encoded by the coding sequence ATGGTAAGCCTCGCGCAGCGCCGCGCGCGCGGCTTCACCCTGGTCGAGATGCTCTGGACCATGCTGGTACTGAGCATCCTGGCCGGCATTGCCGCCCCGTCGGTGCAGGACATGACCCAGCGCCAGCGCCTGCGCGCCAGCGCCGGGGAACTGGTCAACGCCCTGATGCGTGCCCGCAGTACTGCCATCAAGATGGAACGCAATGTCACCCTGGCCCCGGCTACCGCCGGAACGTCATGGGAAGGCGGCTGGCAGATGCTGCACCCGGATCCGGACCAGCCGGCCCTGCATGAGCAAGGTGCGCTCAAGAACGTCACCATCACGGGCCCGGCCAATATCATTTACCAGTTCAGTGGCCGTGCGCCCGGCAGCGCCGGCGCCCAGTGGCAGGTCAGCGTGGCCGGCAGCGAAGAAGTGCGCTGCGTGGAGCTGGAACTCAATGGCTTGCCCTCCCACAAACCTAGCGCGTGTTCATGA
- a CDS encoding DUF3108 domain-containing protein — MTDKHPSAVRLATLLALSGCIHLLGAALLTPRYALDVPTGPHTRAVSVRLAPPPGPARNPTTASAGLDARPAMPTAVSPAAVPLPPAQPGATTVTPAPAPDNLARAAEDGVAFPNDLAAPPPHTMRWPAPNILSYETRSGGPGAQITGQSRLALSYDAESYSVVMDGIGQDGAQGASSQGTRTDDGFAPLRADSSWRGLGQGSVRLNRQYERETAADGGAGDMGTAIVYDRTAIILLLSGMGLHDSAQLQEPVKVAVGGPTGVEIVVFTLAGVEPVRVPLGTFEAWHLVQQSGGPAPLELWLAPELGWYPVQIITRAADGSMTVQRLTSAQTPLR, encoded by the coding sequence CTACGCGCTGGACGTGCCCACAGGCCCCCACACCCGCGCTGTCAGCGTGCGCCTCGCGCCGCCCCCCGGTCCGGCTCGGAACCCGACAACGGCCAGCGCCGGGCTTGATGCCAGGCCCGCTATGCCGACGGCGGTGAGCCCGGCCGCGGTCCCGCTACCGCCCGCGCAGCCCGGTGCCACAACCGTGACCCCAGCGCCCGCGCCTGACAACCTTGCGCGCGCCGCTGAAGACGGCGTGGCCTTTCCCAACGATCTGGCAGCCCCACCACCGCACACCATGCGCTGGCCGGCACCCAACATTCTCAGCTACGAAACGCGCTCCGGCGGTCCCGGCGCCCAGATAACGGGCCAGTCGCGGCTGGCGCTGTCCTATGATGCGGAAAGCTATTCGGTGGTGATGGACGGGATCGGCCAGGACGGCGCGCAAGGTGCCAGCAGCCAGGGCACGCGTACCGATGACGGCTTTGCCCCGCTGCGGGCAGACAGCAGCTGGCGTGGCCTGGGACAGGGCAGCGTGCGACTGAACCGGCAGTACGAGCGCGAGACCGCTGCCGACGGCGGCGCCGGGGATATGGGCACCGCCATTGTGTATGACCGCACGGCTATCATTTTGCTGCTGAGCGGCATGGGTCTGCATGATTCCGCGCAGCTGCAAGAGCCGGTCAAGGTCGCTGTGGGCGGGCCGACCGGTGTCGAGATCGTGGTATTCACGCTGGCCGGGGTAGAACCGGTCCGCGTCCCCCTCGGCACCTTTGAAGCATGGCATCTGGTCCAGCAATCGGGCGGCCCGGCGCCGCTGGAACTATGGCTGGCGCCGGAGCTGGGCTGGTATCCCGTGCAAATTATCACTCGCGCCGCCGACGGCAGCATGACCGTGCAACGGTTGACGAGCGCGCAAACGCCACTGCGCTGA
- a CDS encoding type IV pilin protein translates to MTISPFSLRSAKGFTLMELVVVMAIIAILAAIAIPSYGAYTRKAHRADAQQFMMDMALRQGEILIDSRSYATAEEMADLLPVPDSISRYYTITSEASTEPTGFVITATAIGNQVDDGDLTLSNTGVKTPSDKW, encoded by the coding sequence ATGACTATTTCGCCCTTCTCCCTCCGCTCTGCCAAAGGGTTCACCCTGATGGAGCTGGTGGTCGTCATGGCCATCATCGCGATCCTGGCCGCCATTGCCATTCCCTCGTATGGCGCCTACACCCGCAAGGCGCACCGGGCCGATGCCCAGCAGTTCATGATGGACATGGCGCTGCGCCAGGGCGAGATCCTGATTGACTCGCGCAGCTATGCCACGGCCGAAGAGATGGCAGACCTGCTGCCGGTCCCGGACAGCATTTCCCGCTACTACACCATTACCAGCGAAGCGAGCACCGAACCGACCGGCTTTGTGATCACCGCCACGGCCATCGGCAACCAGGTCGACGATGGCGACCTCACTCTGTCCAATACCGGCGTCAAGACGCCTTCGGACAAATGGTAA
- a CDS encoding type IV pilus modification protein PilV, translating into MTMATPNRSPLPPLSRHAGTTMIEVLVTVVILAFGLLGIAAFQAKAQVGSVESYQRAQAVVLMEDMHARISASPALAASYVTTGVGTGDAPAACNLLSTRPARDLCEWSQALRGTSEVKGGANVGAMAGARGCVQQVVAASNVPNQCQHGIYIVSVAWQGLHKTKPPAAGLACGRDLYGEEEYRRVISTRVSIGVPTCPMSPTSTFIPIP; encoded by the coding sequence ATGACCATGGCTACCCCCAATCGATCCCCGCTGCCCCCGCTGTCCCGGCACGCCGGCACCACCATGATTGAAGTGCTCGTCACAGTGGTGATCCTCGCCTTCGGGCTGCTGGGCATTGCCGCTTTCCAGGCCAAGGCCCAGGTCGGCTCCGTGGAATCCTATCAGCGTGCCCAGGCCGTGGTGCTGATGGAGGACATGCACGCCCGCATCAGTGCTTCGCCAGCCCTGGCCGCCAGCTACGTCACCACGGGCGTTGGCACAGGCGACGCGCCGGCGGCCTGCAACCTGCTGAGCACCCGCCCGGCGCGCGACCTGTGCGAGTGGAGCCAGGCCTTGCGCGGCACCAGCGAAGTCAAGGGCGGCGCCAATGTGGGCGCCATGGCCGGCGCGCGCGGCTGCGTGCAGCAGGTGGTCGCGGCGAGCAATGTCCCGAACCAGTGCCAGCACGGCATTTACATCGTCTCCGTCGCCTGGCAAGGCTTGCACAAGACCAAGCCGCCGGCGGCTGGCCTGGCCTGCGGCAGGGACCTGTACGGCGAGGAAGAGTATCGCCGCGTGATCTCCACGCGCGTCTCGATCGGCGTGCCGACCTGCCCCATGTCGCCCACGTCCACTTTCATTCCGATTCCGTGA